The Erigeron canadensis isolate Cc75 chromosome 4, C_canadensis_v1, whole genome shotgun sequence genome window below encodes:
- the LOC122597245 gene encoding uncharacterized protein LOC122597245: MRETPIEFPIPLFSCVELKLLTLHNCCFPARSKYSGTFHGFPNLLILDFTEVILEGREYGEFIASCPLLHALIKLNTNTTPTGKVKPVEIAKLENLQALGLALCEVYDDVAITSLDFFQLIDSFPKLEYLSLDLQNCKFKVVNEVSARSRFSSALRRLKVLGLRNIDLQNRATLFFFFHLIRDLPNVDELRIMLTDVDRVSLSPFTSDEIVTFNLQQLQLVTLDGIQDSDIEISLIYNLLEHCPLLKEMIITTSPKTVDRSLELAATLLVAKA, encoded by the exons ATGCGTGAAACACCAATTGAGTTTCCAATCCCTCTTTTCTCTTGCGTGGAGTTGAAACTTTTGACGCTCCATAACTGTTGTTTTCCTGCTCGCAGTAAGTACTCTGGTACGTTCCATGGCTTTCCGAATCTGTTGATATTGGACTTCACTGAGGTGATACTTGAAGGACGAGAATATGGGGAATTTATAGCTTCGTGTCCTCTACTTCACGCTCTTATTAAACTTAATACTAACACCACTCCTACGGGGAAAGTGAAACCTGTTGAAATCGCAAAACTTGAAAATCTCCAAGCGTTAGGTTTGGCATTATGTGAGGTTTATGATGATGTAGCAATTACAAGTTTGGATTTCTTTCAGCTTATTGATTCTTTTCCAAAACTTGAATATCTTAGTTTAGATCTACAAAACTGCAAG tttaaggTCGTAAATGAAGTTTCTGCTAGAAGCCGGTTCTCTTCTGCTTTGCGTCGCCTCAAGGTCCTTGGGTTACGCAACATAGATCTTCAAAACCGCGCAACgctcttctttttcttccacTTGATTCGTGACCTCCCAAATGTGGATGAACTTAGGATCATG CTTACAGATGTGGACCGTGTCTCACTGTCTCCTTTTACTTCCGATGAAATAGTAACATTTAACCTGCAGCAGCTTCAATTAGTGACGTTGGATGGCATTCAAGACTCAGATATTGAAATATCTTTGATATATAATTTGCTTGAACATTGTCCCTTGTTAAAGGAGATGATTATTACTACATCTCCCAAAACAGTAGATCGATCCTTGGAGCTTGCCGCGACTTTATTG GTCGCAAAGGCATAA